The Deltaproteobacteria bacterium genome window below encodes:
- a CDS encoding alkene reductase has protein sequence MSNHLFSNFKLGNMLLNNHIVMAPMTRNRCVDNIPSDMVATYYAQRAEAGLIITEGTSPSDNGLGYARIPGLFTSEQAKAWKKVTEAVHHAGSKIFVQLMHCGRAAHPDNMMSGLEIIAPSPNAIRGEKIWTDQNGLQDFPVPEEMTENEILSIIEEYAHSADLAMQAGFDGVEIHGANGYLVDQFLNTASNHRQDRWGGSIENRLRFAVEVTQAVSKKIGPGKVGFRMSPYGVFNGMVADSHMEDLYEKLAIDLQKIGILYVHIVDHSSMGAPEVRPSVKIKIRKNFNGVVILSGGYDVKKAEHDLSEKKGDLFAFGRPFISNPKLVTKMKKHLPLTPADHNTFYTPGEKGYSDYPLE, from the coding sequence ATGTCGAACCATTTATTTTCAAATTTCAAACTAGGAAATATGTTATTAAATAATCATATCGTGATGGCACCAATGACTCGGAATCGCTGTGTCGACAATATTCCTAGCGATATGGTTGCGACTTATTATGCACAAAGAGCAGAAGCGGGATTAATAATTACCGAAGGAACTTCTCCATCGGATAATGGTCTAGGCTACGCGCGAATTCCGGGATTATTTACCAGCGAGCAAGCCAAAGCATGGAAGAAAGTCACTGAAGCAGTTCATCATGCTGGCTCCAAAATTTTTGTCCAATTGATGCATTGTGGACGAGCCGCTCATCCCGACAACATGATGTCGGGCTTAGAAATAATTGCACCTTCACCTAATGCCATTAGAGGGGAAAAAATTTGGACCGATCAAAATGGTTTACAGGATTTTCCTGTTCCTGAAGAAATGACCGAAAATGAAATACTGAGCATTATTGAAGAGTACGCTCATTCCGCAGATCTCGCGATGCAAGCGGGTTTTGATGGGGTCGAGATTCATGGAGCAAATGGATACTTGGTAGATCAGTTTTTAAATACCGCTAGCAATCACCGTCAAGATCGATGGGGAGGCAGCATTGAAAACAGACTTCGCTTTGCGGTAGAGGTCACTCAAGCTGTCAGTAAGAAAATTGGCCCAGGAAAAGTGGGCTTTAGAATGTCTCCCTATGGCGTGTTTAATGGTATGGTGGCAGATTCTCATATGGAAGATCTTTATGAAAAATTAGCCATCGATTTACAAAAAATTGGAATTCTTTATGTTCACATTGTCGATCATTCCTCAATGGGTGCACCTGAAGTCAGGCCGAGTGTAAAAATTAAAATTAGAAAAAACTTTAATGGAGTTGTGATTCTGTCTGGTGGATATGACGTTAAAAAAGCTGAACACGATTTATCTGAAAAAAAAGGTGACCTATTTGCCTTCGGAAGACCGTTCATTTCGAATCCCAAACTTGTGACCAAAATGAAAAAACATTTACCACTTACACCTGCAGATCATAACACTTTTTATACTCCAGGTGAAAAGGGGTATAGTGATTACCCCCTAGAGTAA